Proteins found in one Cucumis sativus cultivar 9930 unplaced genomic scaffold, Cucumber_9930_V3 scaffold119, whole genome shotgun sequence genomic segment:
- the LOC116405569 gene encoding protein DECREASED SIZE EXCLUSION LIMIT 1-like codes for MEWFRLRVEAENATDSRPTVSSLVIVQAPPDPVAVLRGHRASVMDVSFHPSEPLLFSGSADGELRIWDTAQNRTVSSAWVHSAAHGIISVACSRSIGTNRVVSQGRDGTVKCWDIDDRTLSRVPTVSIKTNAYHFCKLSLVKQPSDFSSHNDGPNCINDRDEKPVEATILGCSGDKAQGISTEHSYRSEGSFKLMVHVIFLFQMFCWLKYVAVSGEQSSEVEIWDLNAGERLLRLPPNSEGDCPNISTKDRGLCMAVQAFLPSKSQGFLNVLSGYEDGSMLWWDLRNPRVPLASVKCHVEPVLSICVDGSCHGAISGAADEKVVMFSLDHSTGTCLVKREITLERPGIAKVSIRSDDKIVATAGWDHRVRIYNYRKGNPLAILKYHQALCNAVSYSEDCKLMASASEDRTVALWELYPPRT; via the exons ATGGAGTGGTTTCGTCTTCGAGTGGAGGCTGAGAATGCCACCGATTCTCGTCCGACCGTGTCGTCTCTGGTCATCGTCC AGGCCCCGCCGGACCCCGTGGCCGTACTCCGAGGACATCGGGCTTCCGTCATGGACGTTTCATTTCATCCATCTGAACCTCTTCTTTTTTCGGG CTCTGCAGACGGTGAGTTGCGTATCTGGGACACGGCCCAGAATCGAACGGTTTCGTCAGCATG GGTGCATAGTGCAGCACACGGAATTATTAGTGTTGCTTGCAGTCGTTCTATTGGGACAAATAGAGTCGTCAG CCAGGGTAGGGATGGAACTGTTAAGTGCTGGGATATTGATGATAGGACTCTGTCCAG AGTTCCTACTGTCTCAATCAAGACAAATGCCTATCACTTTTGCAAACTCTCCTTGGTGAAGCAGCCTTCTGATTTTTCAAGCCACAATGATGGTCCTAATTGTATTAATGATCGAGACGAGAAGCCTGTTGAGGCAACAATTTTGGGCTGCAGTGGAGATAAGGCTCAAGGAATTTCTACTGAGCATTCCTACAGATCAGAAGGTTCATTCAAATTGATGGttcatgtaatttttcttttccaaatgtTTTGT TGGCTGAAGTATGTGGCTGTCTCAGGGGAGCAATCTTCAGAG GTTGAAATTTGGGATCTGAATGCTGGGGAGAGGTTGCTACGACTTCCTCCAAACAGTGAAGGGGATTGCCCAAACATCTCTACCAAGGATAGAG GATTGTGCATGGCAGTTCAAGCCTTTTTACCATCTAAATCTCAAGGATTCTTGAATGTCTTGTCTGG ataCGAGGATGGTTCCATGCTTTGGTGGGATCTAAGGAATCCGAGAGTTCCATTAGCATCAGTGAAGTGTCATGTAGAGCCAG TTCTGAGTATTTGCGTTGATGGATCATGCCATGGTGCTATATCAGGAGCTGCTGATGAAAAAGTCGTGATGTTTAGTTTAGATCATTCCACg GGGACGTGTCTGGTGAAGAGAGAAATTACTTTGGAACGGCCTGGCATAGCTAAGGTCTCTATTCGATCAGATGACAAGATTGTTGCTACTGCTGGTTGGGATCACAG AGTGCGGATTTATAATTATCGGAAAGGGAATCCTCTTGCTATATTGAAATACCATCAGGCCTtg TGTAATGCTGTGTCATACTCAGAAGACTGTAAGTTAATGGCATCTGCATCAGAAGATAGAACTGTAGCACTTTGGGAGCTCTATCCTCCTCGAACTTAA
- the LOC116405570 gene encoding LOW QUALITY PROTEIN: uncharacterized TPR repeat-containing protein At1g05150-like (The sequence of the model RefSeq protein was modified relative to this genomic sequence to represent the inferred CDS: inserted 1 base in 1 codon; deleted 2 bases in 1 codon), which translates to MRIYQLPSYIALRYGGMLNLGRSEKVKRIFHKFDSNHDGGLNRDEMAALVVAVNPRVKFSDEQINAILDEVFRTYGDFIQADKGLTFEGLLRTYDDGAGDVDRDFDALQLELNQDDNKAVLVTSEASSSSITDERALESQKKQRTAAWALSPNNGIVFDDTWKIVDDLEIIIKRLKAKQAKDGKLKGDNFDAYSDAGWSRELGPSSELSEKRVFWEESGHDYASFLKELGVLRTRADRARSREEAFDGHMAIGRVLYEHQLFKEALVSFKRACELQPTDVRPHFRAGNCLYVLGKYKEAKEEFLLALEAAEAGGNQWXYLLPQIYVNLGIALEGEGMVLSACEYYREAAILCPTHFRALKLLGSALFGVGEYRAAVKALEEAIFMKPDYADAHCDLASALHAMREDERAIEVFQKAIDLKPGHVDALYNLGGLYMDLGRFQRASEMYTRVLAVWPNHWRAQLNKAVSLLGAGETEDAKKALKEALKMTNRVELHDAISHLKHLQKKKLKTNGSANGEGSFIVVEASKFKTLGEKTVLRPELSNALEIRAFQKITRLNRCDVELIKKEISEHDVPVSYSGSGVPEKSIRKPSLEEILRRLLNFLKPETFQGAVKVINERILSVLDESGSGRVDLGLFFAVLAPICTGPTEKRKRVAYDALVWRPVNDGGTQIRKFDAVRYIKLLRSIYVPTQRSSEILEVHGQTDNSIVSFTEFLVMFNDSDWGFGIMSTLLKLEAGDRNRHGNHVCSVCRYPIIGSRFKEIKSHFSLCNQCYSEGKVPPSCKQEEYRFKEYGSEGEAVKDKCFCFSMQSRDDS; encoded by the exons ATGAGGATCTACCAATTGCCTTCCTACATAGCCCTTAGGTATGGAGGAATGTtgaatttg GGCAGATCGGAGAAGGTCAAAAGAATCTTTCATAAATTCGACTCTAACCATGACGGGGGTCTTAATCGGGACGAAATGGCTGCCCTTGTTGTTGCTGTTAACCCTAGGGTCAAGTTCAGCGATGAACAGATCAATGCTATTCTCGACGAGGTGTTTAGGACGTATGGGGATTTTATTCAAGCTGATAAGGGTTTAACTTTTGAAGGGTTGTTGAGGACTTATGATGATGGCGCTGGAGATGTGGATCGTGACTTCGACGCTCTTCAATTGGAACTCAATCAGGATGATAATAAAGCTGTTTTGGTCACTTCAGAAGCTTCGTCTTCTTCAATTACCGATGAGCGTGCTTTGGAGTCACAGAAGAAGCAGAGGACTGCAGCATGGGCGTTGTCGCCTAATAATGGCATTGTGTTTGACGATACCTGGAAGATTGTCGATGATTTGGAGATAATTATTAAGAGGTTGAAGGCTAAGCAAGCTAAGGATGGGAAATTGAAAGGGGATAATTTCGATGCCTACTCTGATGCAGGTTGGTCCAGAGAATTAGGGCCCTCTTCCGAGCTTTCCGAGAAGAGGGTTTTCTGGGAAGAGTCTGGCCATGATTATGCTTCGTTTTTGAAGGAATTAGGGGTGTTGAGAACCCGAGCAGATCGAGCGCGATCAAGAGAGGAGGCTTTTGATGGCCATATGGCAATTGGTAGGGTTTTGTACGAGCACCAGCTCTTTAAGGAGGCTTTGGTGAGTTTCAAGAGAGCTTGTGAATTGCAACCTACGGATGTGAGGCCACATTTTAGAGCTGGTAATTGTTTGTATGTACTTGGAAAGTATAAGGAGGCTAAGGAAGAATTTCTGTTGGCACTGGAAGCGGCAGAGGCTGGTGGGAATCAGT GATATTTGCTTCCACAAATTTATGTCAATCTTGGTATTGCACTTGAAGGTGAAGGTATGGTTTTAAGTGCTTGTGAATACTATAGAGAAGCTGCAATTCTTTGTCCTACACATTTTAGAGCCCTGAAACTTTTGGGGAGTGCTTTATTTGGGGTAGGAGAATATAGGGCTGCCGTGAAGGCATTGGAAGAAGCCATATTCATGAAACCGGATTATGCTGATGCTCACTGTGATTTGGCATCGGCTTTGCATGCAATGAGGGAAGATGAGAGAGCAATTGAGGTGTTTCAGAAGGCAATTGACTTGAAACCTGGTCATGTAGATGCTTTGTATAATTTGGGTGGACTTTACATGGATTTAGGTAGGTTCCAGAGAGCTTCAGAAATGTATACTAGGGTTTTAGCTGTGTGGCCTAACCATTGGCGG GCGCAGCTCAACAAAGCTGTGTCCTTGTTGGGTGCTGGTGAAACTGAGGATGCTAAGAAGGCCTTAAAGGAAGCCTTGAAAATGACAAACAGGGTCGAGTTACATGATGCAATATCGCATTTGAAGCACCTGcagaaaaagaagttgaaaaccAATGGCAGTGCAAATGGAGAAGGGTCTTTTATAGTTGTGGAGGCCTCAAAGTTTAAGACTCTTGGAGAGAAGACTGTTTTGAGACCGGAACTTTCAAATGCTCTTGAAATCAGGGCTTTTCAGAAGATTACTAGATTGAATCGTTGTGATGTGGAACTTATTAAGAAGGAAATCAGTGAACATGATGTGCCAGTGTCTTATTCAGGTAGCGGTGTGCCTGAGAAGTCCATACGCAAGCCTAGCTTGGAAGAAATTCTTCGTAGATTGTTGAATTTCTTGAAGCCAGAAACCTTCCAAGGAGCCGTCAAGGTCATCAACGAGAGGATACTCTCTGTCTTGGATGAGTCAGGATCAGGAAGGGTGGACTTAGGCCTGTTTTTTGCCGTTCTTGCTCCCATTTGCACTGGACCCACTGAAAAAAGGAAGCGGGTGGCATACGACGCCCTCGTATGGCGACCTGTGAACGATGGTGGTACACAGATCAGAAAATTTGATGCAGTCAGgtatataaaattgttaaggTCCATATATGTTCCTACTCAACGATCCAGCGAAATTCTGGAAGTCCATGGCCAGACAGACAATTCAATTGTGTCTTTCACAGAGTTTCTTGTCATGTTTAATGACTCAGATTGGGGTTTTGGTATCATGTCCACCCTGTTGAAGCTAGAAGCTGGGGACAGAAATCGGCATGGAAATCACGTATGCTCTGTTTGTCGTTATCCTATCATCGGTTCTCGATTCAAGGAGATCAAATCACATTTTAGCTTATGCAATCAATGCTATAGTGAGGGGAAGGTGCCTCCTTCATGCAAGCAAGAAGAGTACAGATTTAAAGAGTATGGGAGTGAGGGTGAAGCAGTTAAAGACAAATGCTTCTGTTTTTCAATGCAGTCTCGTGATGACTCTTAG